The Sesamum indicum cultivar Zhongzhi No. 13 linkage group LG2, S_indicum_v1.0, whole genome shotgun sequence genome contains a region encoding:
- the LOC105156683 gene encoding pentatricopeptide repeat-containing protein At1g33350 — protein sequence MLPPSTSLNRHVLAILDKCNNVNHLKQLQAHLIALGHGHTHFYAFKLIRFCTVRLCNLAYARRMFDKFSSPNIFLYTAIINAYTSVPDHVSAVLLYRDMVRENRSKPNHFMLSIILKSWPEVLPSYGVELVQTQIMKSGFGGNPVVQTAILDAYSRYGVDVGSARKVFDEISDRNVVSWTAMISGYARAGQVGNAVLLFEDMPEGIRDTPFWNSIIAGCAQNGLFSEAIEFFRRMVVEEGMGAGNKPNQGTIVCVLSALGRGGMLQFGKCIHGYIYRSGLGSDLFVVNGLIDMYGKCGSFEKSRIVFDKSAEINLASWNSLINCFALHGRSCDAIRTFEDMLLCEDEAKPDGVTFVGLLNACTHGGMVVEGRRYFDMMIKEYGIEPQIEHYGCLIDLLGRSGQFKEAMEVMKGMRIPPDEVIWGSLLNGCKIHRRMDLAEFAVKKLIDINPNNGGYRAILANLYGEMGKWDEAQKVRKILSEGDAYKAPGCSWIEVDSQVHNFYSVDRSHPKMEEIYGVLECLVNTSKLSYASFHP from the coding sequence ATGCTTCCCCCTTCCACCAGCCTCAACAGGCATGTACTCGCAATCCTCGACAAATGCAATAACGTCAATCACCTCAAACAACTTCAAGCCCATCTCATCGCACTAGGCCATGGCCATACCCACTTCTACGCCTTCAAGCTCATTCGGTTCTGCACTGTACGCCTCTGCAATCTTGCCTATGCACGCCGTATGTTCGACAAATTTAGCTCacctaatatttttctttacacTGCAATTATCAATGCGTATACTTCAGTACCCGACCACGTATCGGCGGTGCTTCTTTACCGTGATATGGTTCGTGAAAACCGGTCGAAGCCGAATCATTTTATGCTTTCGATTATATTGAAGTCGTGGCCGGAGGTTTTGCCGAGTTATGGGGTAGAATTAGTGCAAACCCAGATAATGAAGTCGGGTTTTGGTGGTAACCCAGTTGTGCAGACGGCGATTTTGGACGCGTACTCCAGATATGGAGTTGATGTTGGTAGTGCGAGGAAGGTGTTCGATGAAATATCCGATAGGAATGTGGTGTCATGGACTGCGATGATTTCCGGGTACGCTAGAGCTGGGCAGGTGGGGAATGCGGTTTTGCTGTTCGAGGATATGCCTGAGGGGATTAGGGACACGCCGTTTTGGAATTCTATTATTGCAGGCTGTGCGCAGAATGGGTTGTTTTCAGAGGCTATTGAATTTTTCAGGAGGATGGTTGTTGAGGAGGGGATGGGGGCAGGAAATAAGCCAAATCAGGGTACTATCGTCTGCGTGCTTTCCGCTTTAGGTCGTGGTGGAATGTTGCAGTTTGGAAAGTGCATTCatgggtatatatataggagTGGACTTGGTTCCGATTTGTTTGTTGTGAATGGTTTGATTGACATGTACGGAAAATGTGGgagttttgaaaaatcaagaattgttTTTGACAAGTCTGCTGAGATAAATTTGGCATCTTGGAATTCTTTGATAAATTGTTTTGCATTGCATGGTCGAAGTTGTGATGCTATTCGTACTTTTGAAGATATGCTGCTGTGTGAGGATGAAGCAAAGCCTGATGGAGTGACATTTGTTGGTTTGTTGAATGCTTGTACTCATGGAGGAATGGTTGTGGAGGGGCGTCGTTATTTTGATATGATGATTAAGGAGTATGGTATTGAGCCTCAGATTGAACATTATGGGTGTTTGATAGATCTACTTGGCCGATCAGGACAATTTAAAGAGGCTATGGAAGTTATGAAGGGGATGAGAATTCCACCTGATGAGGTTATTTGGGGTTCATTGCTTAACGGGTGTAAGATTCATAGGCGCATGGACTTGGCTGAATTTGCAGTAAAGAAGTTGATCGATATCAACCCCAATAATGGTGGTTATAGGGCAATTCTTGCTAATTTATATGGGGAAATGGGAAAGTGGGACGAAGCACAGAaggtaagaaaaatattatctgaAGGGGATGCTTATAAAGCACCCGGTTGCAGTTGGATTGAAGTTGATAGCCAAGTTCATAATTTCTATTCAGTCGATAGATCACATCCCAAAATGGAGGAAATTTATGGAGTTTTGGAATGTCTGGTCAATACTTCAAAGCTGTCATATGCCTCCTTCCATCCATAA
- the LOC105156684 gene encoding uncharacterized protein LOC105156684 isoform X2, translating into MSCRYKEKRWDLKQLVGSGGMPSSHSSTVTALAVAVGLQEGFGGSQFAIALVLALVVMYDATGVRLHAGRQAEVLNQIVCELPAEHPLAESRPLRELLGHTPPQVVAGAILGLVIATIIRFICVSGTYA; encoded by the exons ATG TCCTGCAGGTATAAGGAGAAACGTTGGGATCTCAAGCAACTTGTTGGATCTGGTGGGATGCCATCATCCCATTCATCAACAGTAACTGCTCTTGCAGTGGCCGTTGGTCTGCAGGAAGGTTTCGGAGGATCACAATTTGCAATTGCATTAGTTTTGGCATTGGTG GTGATGTATGATGCCACTGGAGTAAGATTACATGCTGGACGTCAAGCGGAG GTATTGAATCAAATTGTATGTGAACTTCCAGCTGAACATCCTCTTGCTGAGAGCAGACCTCTTCGTGAACTTCTCGGTCATACGCCCCCTCAG GTCGTTGCTGGTGCAATACTGGGACTGGTTATAGCAACAATTATCCGTTTCATCTGTGTCTCCGGCACTTATGCTTGA
- the LOC105156684 gene encoding uncharacterized protein LOC105156684 isoform X1 produces MVMDEMGGSTVRLLHDSFPNATATPTTSSSSSPTFVTNYPLISAILAFAIAQSTKFVASWYKEKRWDLKQLVGSGGMPSSHSSTVTALAVAVGLQEGFGGSQFAIALVLALVVMYDATGVRLHAGRQAEVLNQIVCELPAEHPLAESRPLRELLGHTPPQVVAGAILGLVIATIIRFICVSGTYA; encoded by the exons atggtGATGGATGAGATGGGTGGATCGACAGTGAGGTTGCTCCACGATTCATTTCCGAATGCAACTGCAACACCGACGACCTCGTCTTCCTCTTCTCCCACTTTTGTTACGAATTACCCCTTAATATCTGCCATCCTCGCTTTTGCTATTGCCCAGTCAACTAAGTTCGTCGCTTCATG GTATAAGGAGAAACGTTGGGATCTCAAGCAACTTGTTGGATCTGGTGGGATGCCATCATCCCATTCATCAACAGTAACTGCTCTTGCAGTGGCCGTTGGTCTGCAGGAAGGTTTCGGAGGATCACAATTTGCAATTGCATTAGTTTTGGCATTGGTG GTGATGTATGATGCCACTGGAGTAAGATTACATGCTGGACGTCAAGCGGAG GTATTGAATCAAATTGTATGTGAACTTCCAGCTGAACATCCTCTTGCTGAGAGCAGACCTCTTCGTGAACTTCTCGGTCATACGCCCCCTCAG GTCGTTGCTGGTGCAATACTGGGACTGGTTATAGCAACAATTATCCGTTTCATCTGTGTCTCCGGCACTTATGCTTGA
- the LOC105156790 gene encoding uncharacterized protein LOC105156790, producing MINWNLDPVWQDNTNAFLKMMVLDRCFILEILRMDTSGYAPNDPLFNKHGHLSMLPFLRQEMLLLENQVPLLVLLKLLAVENKISRIEVSCPLSLAWFPGNTYAHSQVLFSWYTSKITGQSLALIRCVSKEPSLQRPRRSLERSRFKPSHGDAYCLIPSARKLQDAGIRFKKRKFANLRDISSHARHLGFLSTSWT from the exons ATGATCAACTGGAATCTGGATCCTGTGTGGCAAGACAACACCAATGCATTCTTGAAGATGATGGTTCTTGATAGGTGTTTCATTCTTGAAATACTGAGGATGGATACATCTGGCTACGCTCCCAATGATCCCTTATTCAATAAGCACGGACACCTCTCCATGCTGCCATTTCTAAGACAGGAAATGTTGTTGCTTGAGAATCAGGTCCCCTTGCTGGTTCTCTTGAAGTTACTTGctgttgaaaataaaatatctcgGATTGAGGTCAGTTGCCCTCTCTCTCTGGCCTGGTTCCCTGGAAATACATAT GCTCATTCTCAGGTTCTATTCTCCTGGTACACCTCTAAGATCACTGGGCAATCGCTTGCACTTATTAGATGTGTATCGAAAGAGCCTTCTCTACAGAGACCCAGAAGATCCCTCGAGAGAAGCAGATTCAAACCAAGTCACGGAGATGCATACTGCTTAATTCCTTCAGCAAGAAAACTTCAAGATGCTGGAATCAGATTTAAGAAGCGTAAGTTTGCTAACCTGAGGGACATCTCATCCCATGCAAGACACTTGGGCTTCCTGAGTACATCGTGGACCTGA
- the LOC105156680 gene encoding 3-oxoacyl-[acyl-carrier-protein] reductase 4-like, giving the protein MAALVPAGSSVLASKSAGASHRKMATLGNLSISPPVKLPGFLNFQCGSIRSSASSGIKAQVSTVEQVSAELAQKLEAPVVVITGASRGIGKAVALALGKSGCKVLVNYARSSKEAEEVCREIEASGGQALTFGGDVSKEADVESMIKTAMDAWGTIDVMINNAGITRDGLLMRMKTSQWQEVIDLNLTGVFLCTQAAAKIMMKKKKGRIINIASVVGLVGNVGQANYSAAKAGVIGLTKTVAKEYASRNITVNAVAPGFIASDMTAKLGADFEKKILEAIPLARYGQPEEVAGLVEFLALSSAAGYITGQVLTIDGGMVM; this is encoded by the exons ATGGCTGCTCTCGTCCCAGCTGGATCCTCTGTTCTCGCCTCCAAGTCCGCCGGTGCTTCTCACCGGAAGATGGCCACTCTCGGGAATTTATCAATATCGCCGCCGGTGAAGCTTCCGGGATTCCTCAATTTCCAATGCGGATCCATTAGATCGTCCGCGTCCTCAG GCATAAAGGCCCAGGTTTCAACTGTTGAACAAGTTAGTGCTGAATTGGCACAGAAACTAGAAGCCCCTGTTGTTGTTATCACTGGAGCTTCTAGAGGAATTGGAAAGGCAGTTGCTTTGGCTCTGGGGAAATCTGGTTGCAAG GTTCTTGTTAATTATGCAAGGTCATCAAAGGAGGCAGAAGAAGTTTGCAGAGAG ATAGAGGCATCTGGTGGACAGGCTCTTACTTTTGGTGGAGATGTTTCAAAAGAAGCAGATGTGGAGTCGATGATCAAAACT GCGATGGACGCATGGGGAACAATAGATGTTATGATCAATAATGCAG gTATTACGAGAGACGGATTGTTGATGAGAATGAAAACATCTCAATGGCAGGAGGTCATTGATCTAAACCTTACGGGAGTGTTCCTATGCACACAG GCAGCTGCCAAAAtaatgatgaagaagaaaaag GGAAGGATAATAAATATCGCATCTGTTGTTGGTCTTGTGGGTAATGTTGGACAAGCCAACTATAGTGCTGCAAAAGCAGGGGTGATTGGATTAACGAAGACAGTTGCCAAGGAATATGCAAGCAGAAACATCACT GTGAATGCTGTTGCTCCTGGATTTATTGCATCTGACATGACGGCTAAGCTTGGAGCagattttgagaaaaagatATTGGAGGCAATCCCATTGG CAAGGTATGGCCAACCAGAAGAAGTTGCTGGGCTGGTGGAATTCTTGGCCCTTAGTTCTGCTGCCGGTTACATCACTGGACAG GTATTAACCATTGATGGAGGTATGGTAATGTAA
- the LOC105156791 gene encoding LOW QUALITY PROTEIN: uncharacterized protein LOC105156791 (The sequence of the model RefSeq protein was modified relative to this genomic sequence to represent the inferred CDS: deleted 2 bases in 1 codon; added 27 bases not found in genome assembly), translated as MPTSPAMRISPGRELKAQNHKRGRSLESRILYQENEDDLALFNEVQNKERENFLLQSNDNFDDIFPTKLSCFSDYKSIPARGESRDLLKEEGDKSDYDWLITPPETPLFASLDDEAPPGNLAPRGRPRSQPVSISRSPTMEKGYRSGRGSASPHRLSPSPGSSNSTSQSRSRPFSATHSSPPPTLQHPSPSRRLSTPPSKPIPVPRSSTPTPKRMTTSSAGTTTPSRVRGTSPVKTSRRNSASPKIRAWQSDIPGFSLEAPPNLRTSLADRPASYVRGSSPASRNGSRYGRKSMSPTASTCVSSSHSHEGDPFSSHRKGSVASSGDNDVDSLQLTPVSSLDLSASRSTAPNPSNSTMSFSKKPMKILSSAAPKRSFDVVRQMDRKAPQNMFRPLLSXXXASASQHSLTSRNSSVANSSNASFGQATSGAHDSVGSEQNHVDAISGHVEGHYPDGHDEVFVMQQADALSEYVEDRIVEDMFGGQGGEIDGPSVVGSPFVIADSCNNIDAATGGDRAVIVLDRKHDSTDIDGTPDTVICFKCGIMFYSADVVTEGNLRLCLDCKSLEINSNITNPLNIVMFGEKNTGDSVQILDHGSLEVLEPPASIKESLQVTCTGETGRTHPDKVASESQHSYSDSSQNLSVAVIEEEDLTFATPQVIKELMDGDTGYQQLQHAAVSSNLEADVSEGAGISLLLKRSSSIKGHIVQSRSFTASYTSYDDFSYARDSVNSIRSSIEHSSASVSSSVDLGSSRQTDIWNHGQSSGQKSDMEYNRCEMLLKHKRSGSSLSGASSHAFVVPSISQSCHEDSLEVIAADINKEVRGDTDPCGLASEWTEAESTCTAIESNTILKSEAEQSSHLMNAHSGDTPMLSVLISEEPASHENGHDFINNSGNSMHAESSSSHSQTSIQEEDATPSSCADRVDVAGVPNLSSLDAISEMEIENADVISADSYSDVESANSKSGMTELHHNNAVTATVEEDDILHPAHDVHEESRILLEDMGATKARSLTLEEATDAILFCRSIAHNLAYEAADIAIDNENLQVEVLRPTVPFVSKSNSQIRDMRSRNVGKRSSKSQKAQQKRLEMETKPPPCSETKQKSSPRIIGPPNNGESMKPPKLESKCNCVIM; from the exons ATGCCTACTTCGCCTGCAATGCGAATTTCACCTGGGAGGGAGCTAAAGGCACAGAATCACAAGAGAGGCCGTAGTCTTGAGAGCAGGATTCTCTATCAAGAGAATGAAGATGATCTTGCTCTATTCAATGAGGTGCAgaacaaagaaagagaaaatttctTGCTTCAGTCAAATGACAACTTTGACGATATCTTCC CGACAAAATTAAGTTGCTTTTCC GAGAGTAGAGACCTGCTCAAAGAAGAGGGAGATAAAAGTGACTACGATTG GTTGATAACTCCACCAGAAACTCCTCTTTTTGCTTCTCTTGACGATGAGGCACCACCAGGAAATCTTGCCCCCAGAGGCAGGCCCAGGAGTCAACCTGTTTCAATCTCACGGTCACCAACG ATGGAGAAGGGTTACAGAAGTGGTAGAGGTAGTGCAAGTCCTCATCGGCTTAGCCCCTCCCCAGGGTCCAGCAACAGTACATCGCAATCAAGAAGCAGGCCGTTTTCAGCCACTCATTCAAGTCCTCCTCCTACTCTGCAGCATCCTTCTCCATCAAGGAGGCTATCCACCCCACCAAGTAAACCAATACCTGTTCCAAGGTCTAGTACTCCAACACCTAAGAGGATGACCACTAGTTCTGCTGGTACTACAACCCCATCGAGGGTACGAGGTACCTCCCCTGTTAAAACAAGTCGCAGGAACTCTGCTTCACCAAAAATAAGAGCATGGCAATCTGACATTCCTGGCTTTTCCTTGGAGGCACCCCCTAATCTTCGTACATCACTGGCTGATAGACCAGCATCGTATGTGAGAGGTTCCTCCCCAGCATCCAGAAATGGCTCCAGATATGGCAGGAAATCAATGTCTCCAACTGCTTCTACGTGTGTCAGTTCATCACATAGTCATGAAGGCGATCCATTTAGTTCCCACAGAAAAGGTTCGGTCGCGTCATCTGGTGATAATGATGTAGACTCGCTACAATTGACTCCTGTCAGCAGCTTGGACCTATCAGCTTCAAGAAGCACAGCTCCTAACCCTAGCAACAGTACTATGAGCTTCTCCAAGAAgccaatgaaaattttgtctAGTGCTGCTCCTAAAAGATCCTTTGATGTGGTCCGGCAAATG GATCGCAAGGCTCCTCAGAATATGTTTAGGCCTCTGCTCTCNNNN NNNNAAGCAAGTGCTAGTCAACATTCTCTAACATCCAGAAATTCTTCAGTCGCAAACAGCAGTAATGCTAGTTTTGGTCAAGCAACAAGTGGAGCCCATGACAGTGTAGGAAGTGAGCAAAACCACGTGGATGCGATCAGTGGCCATGTGGAGGGACATTATCCTGATGGGCATGATGAAGTGTTTGTCATGCAGCAGGCTGATGCATTAAGTGAATATGTTGAGGACAGGATTGTGGAGGACATGTTTGGTGGTCAGGGTGGTGAAATTGATGGTCCATCTGTAGTTGGTTCTCCATTTGTTATTGCTGATAGCTGCAACAACATAGATGCTGCCACAGGTGGGGACAGGGCTGTCATAGTATTGGACAGGAAACATGATTCTACAGATATTGATGGCACTCCAGATACGGTAATATGCTTTAAATGCGGTATCATGTTTTATTCGGCTGACGTGGTGACGGAAGGAAACTTACGACTTTGTCTGGACTGCAAAAGTTtggaaataaattcaaatataaccAATCCACTGAATATAGTGATGTTTGGTGAGAAAAATACAGGGGACTCTGTTCAGATTCTGGACCACGGATCACTAGAGGTTTTGGAGCCACCTGCATCAATTAAGGAGTCACTACAAGTTACTTGTACTGGTGAAACAGGGAGAACTCATCCTGACAAAGTTGCCAGTGAGAGTCAACATTCATATAGTGACTCGAGCCAGAATCTTTCAGTAGCAGTGATTGAAGAAGAGGATCTTACTTTTGCAACTCCGCAAGTGATTAAGGAACTGATGGATGGTGACACTGGTTATCAGCAGCTGCAGCATGCTGCAGTCAGTTCAAATTTGGAGGCTGATGTTTCAGAAGGTGCAGGTATATCTTTGCTGCTGAAGAGATCAAGTAGCATCAAAGGACATATTGTACAAAGCAGGAGTTTTACAGCAAGTTACACCAGCTATGATGATTTCTCCTACGCTAGAGACAGTGTAAATAGCATCAGAAGCTCCATTGAGCATAGCAGTGCATCTGTGTCGTCTTCTGTTGATCTGGGGTCTTCCAGGCAAACAGATATCTGGAATCATGGGCAATCAAGTGGCCAGAAATCTGATATGGAGTATAATAGATGTGAAATGCTTTTGAAGCACAAACGCTCTGGCTCATCCTTGTCTGGTGCGTCTAGTCATGCTTTTGTGGTCCCAAGTATCTCACAAAGTTGTCATGAAGATAGCCTTGAGGTAATTGCTGCTGACATCAATAAGGAAGTTCGGGGTGACACAGATCCTTGTGGACTGGCCTCTGAATGGACAGAAGCAGAAAGTACATGCACTGCTATTGAAAGCAACACTATCCTTAAATCTGAGGCTGAACAATCAAGCCATTTGATGAATGCCCATTCAGGAGATACTCCAATGCTGTCAGTTTTAATATCTGAAGAGCCTGCATCACATGAGAATGGTCATGACTTTATAAACAATTCTGGTAATTCAATGCATGCTGAAAGTTCATCTTCCCATTCCCAGACTTCTATTCAAGAGGAAGATGCCACACCAAGTTCATGCGCTGACAGGGTGGATGTAGCAGGAGTTCCTAACCTAAGCTCTTTGGATGCAATATCAGAAATGGAAATAGAAAATGCTGATGTTATATCTGCTGATTCATATTCTGATGTTGAATCTGCTAATTCAAAAAGCGGCATGACCGAATTGCACCACAATAATGCTGTAACAGCAACTGTTGAAGAAGACGACATCTTACATCCAGCACATGATGTCCATG AAGAATCAAGGATTCTGTTGGAAGACATGGGTGCAACAAAGGCTAGAAGCCTGACCCTAGAAGAAGCAACAGATGCAATCCTTTTCTGCCGCTCCATAGCCCACAATCTTGCATATGAAGCTGCAGATATAGCCATAGATAATGAGAACTTGCAGGTGGAAGTTCTGCGACCAACAGTACCATTTGTCAGCAAATCCAACTCTCAGATAAGGGATATGCGATCAAGAAATGTGGGAAAACGTAGTTCCAAGTCCCAGAAAGCTCAACAAAAGAGACTGGAAATGGAAACAAAACCTCCTCCCTGCTCCGAAACCAAGCAGAAGTCGAGTCCTCGAATCATTGGGCCTCCTAATAACGGTGAGAGCATGAAGCCTCCGAAGCTGGAGTCCAAGTGTAACTGCGTAATCATGTAG
- the LOC105156679 gene encoding lysine histidine transporter-like 2 → MAQIERGRTAEERAIDEWLPITASRTAKWWHSAFHNVTAMVGAGVLSLPYAISNMGWGPGVVILILSWSITLFTLWQMVELHESVPGKRFDRYHELGQYAFGHKLGLYIVVPQQVVVEVSTCIIYMVTGGKSLKKFHELVCPDCNEIRLTYFILIFASVHFVLSHLPNFHSITIISLAAAVMSLLYSTIAWTASLAEGPRPNVSYELKGRSTSANVLNFFSALGDIAFAYAGHNVVLEIQATIPSTPEKPSKKPMWKGVVFAYIIVAICYLPISLACYYVFGNSVDDNVLLTLQKPTWLIAAANIFVLVHVIGSYQVYAMPVFDMMETFLVKKMKFSPSFLLRFTTRTLYVAITMFLGMTFPFFGGLLGFFGGFALAPTTYYLPCIIWLIIRKPRKFSLSWWINWILIVIGIVLMILAPIGGLRNIIISAKTYKFYQ, encoded by the exons ATGGCTCAAATTGAACGTGGAAGAACAGCAGAGGAGAGGGCCATTGATGAATGGCTCCCGATAACTGCCTCCCGGACAGCAAAATGGTGGCACTCAGCCTTCCATAATGTAACCGCCATGGTCGGAGCTGGAGTCCTCAGCCTCCCATATGCCATATCAAATATGGGATG GGGGCCTGGTGTGGTAATCTTGATATTATCATGGAGCATCACCCTTTTCACCCTCTGGCAAATGGTCGAATTGCACGAGTCGGTTCCTGGGAAGAGATTTGACAGGTACCACGAGCTAGGCCAATATGCATTTGGACACAAACTTGGGCTTTACATTGTTGTGCCTCAACAAGTTGTGGTTGAAGTTAGCACATGTATCATATACATGGTCACAGGAGGAAAATCCCTGAAGAAGTTCCACGAGCTGGTCTGTCCCGATTGCAACGAGATCAGGCTCACATACTTCATCCTCATCTTCGCCTCTGTCCACTTTGTTCTGTCTCATCTCCCCAACTTCCACTCCATTACCATCATCTCCCTTGCTGCAGCCGTCATGTCTCTACT ATATTCAACTATTGCTTGGACGGCTTCACTTGCAGAGGGGCCTAGGCCAAATGTGAGCTATGAGCTGAAAGGGCGGAGCACCTCAGCTAACGTTCTGAACTTCTTTAGCGCGTTGGGGGATATAGCTTTCGCGTATGCTGGACATAACGTGGTGTTAGAGATTCAAGCCACTATTCCTTCGACTCCTGAGAAACCGTCCAAGAAACCTATGTGGAAGGGGGTTGTGTTTGCTTACATTATTGTGGCTATATGTTATCTTCCCATCTCATTAGCTTGTTATTATGTATTTGGGAACTCAGTGGACGACAACGTCTTGCTCACACTCCAGAAACCTACCTGGCTCATTGCAGCTGCTAACATATTTGTCTTGGTACATGTCATTGGAAGTTACCAG GTATACGCGATGCCTGTGTTTGACATGATGGAGACATTCTTGGTTAAGAAGATGAAGTTCAGCCCTTCATTCTTGCTTCGTTTCACGACTCGAACATTGTATGTTG CAATAACCATGTTTCTTGGCATGACATTCCCCTTCTTTGGTGGTTTACTTGGATTCTTTGGAGGATTTGCTTTGGCCCCAACAACATACTAT CTTCCTTGCATTATTTGGCTCATTATCCGAAAACCCAGAAAATTTAGCCTCTCCTGGTGGATAAATTGG ATATTGATAGTTATTGGGATTGTATTGATGATTTTGGCACCCATTGGAGGACTAAGGAACATCATTATATCAGCCAAGACATACAAATTCTACCAGTGA